The following is a genomic window from Miltoncostaea oceani.
GCGCAAGTCCTCGCCGGCGCAGCTGCGCCGGCGCTTCGTGGGCCCGATCGTCGTCGCCGCGGTCGCCGCCGTGCCGCTGCTCGTCCTCACCGACCTGCGCAACAGCCCGGCCGCCGCCGCCACGATCATCGCGGGCGTCTTCGTCACCGCGTGCATCACCGGCGAGTTCTGGCGCGGGATGAAGGTGCGCCACGCCCTCGGGGGCGTCTCGTGGCCCGGGTCGCTGACGAGCATGGTGGCGCGCAACCGGCGCCGCTACGGCGGCTACGTCGTCCACCTCGGCATCGTGCTCCTGTTCATCGGCTTCGCCGGATCGAAGGGCTTCGTCACCGAGTCCGACATCGCCGTCGCCCAGGGCGAGCGCGCGACCGTCGCCGGCTACACGTTCGTCAACGAGGGGTCCGACCGCACCTCCGACGACCACTCGTCGATCGTGTCCGTGACGATGGGCGTCTACCGCGGCGGCGAGCGGATCGGGACGATGACCCCCGGCGTCGAGACGTTCGCGGTCGATGAGACCCGCTCGTCGAAGATCGCGATCGACACGAGCCCGCGACGCGACCTCTACCTGTTCCTGACGCGCCTCGAGGACAACGGCCTCGCCCGCGTCTCGGTGTACGTCAACCCGCTCGTCGCCTGGATCTGGGTGGCGGGCATCCTGATGTTCGCCGGCGGGCTGCTGGCCGCGTGGCCGGGAGGACCGTCCGCCCGTCGCGAGAGGGCGGCCGCCCCCGCCGACGGGCGCGCCCCGGCATGATGCACGTGTGGGGACGCTGATCGGTGCACTGATCCTGGCGGTGGTGGCGTTGGCCGTCATCGCCCTCGTGCTGTGGCCGCTCGTGACGCGCGAGCCGGGCGACCCGCCACCCGACCCCGTCGCCGACGCCCGCCGCGCGATCGACGAGGACCTGCAGCGGTCCCTCGCCGCCGTCCGCGAGATCGAGATGGACCACCGCGCCGGCAACCTCTCCGACGACGACTTCGCGGCGCTCGACCGCGCGGAGCGGGCCCGTGCCGTCGAGCTGATGCGCCGCGTGGACGAGCTGGACGGCCGGTGAGGAGGCGGCTCGCCGCCGCCCTCGCCCTCGTGCTGGCCGCCCTCCTGTGCGCCGGCTGCGCCGCGACGCTCGAGGTGGAGGCCGACATCGACCGCGACGGCCGCGGCAGCGTCACCCTGCGGCTCACGATGGACACCGAGGCGCAGGAGGCCCTCGGCCTCGCCGCCGACGCCGACCCGGCGGAGGCCGTCGCGCGCTTCGCCCCGCTCCTCGGTGACGGCGGCTGGGCCTCCGGTGACGCGCAGATCGCCGCGACGCGCGACGAGGACACGGGCGAGCTCGTGCTCGAGACGACCCGCCTGGTCGACTCGACCGACCAGCTCGACGAGATCCTCTCCTTCGAGCGGCCGATCGCCCAGATCGCCCCCGACGCGTCGACGCTGTCCGCGCTGCCCGGCCTGCCACCGGAGGCCCCGCTCCTCAACGCCGTCGACCTGCGGCTGGGGGACGGCAGCGGCGACAACCCCGGCTTCGACCTCTTCGCCCGTGGCGGGGTCGGCGAGATCGGGGGCGACACCTGCGCCGGTGACGACGTCGTCGGGTTCGCCCGCTCCCTGCGGGACGCCCTCGAGATCCGGTACGCCCTGAAGCTCCCCGGAGGCCCCGGCAGCACCAACGCCGACGAGACCCCGCGGGGCGAGAACGTCTGGCTCGCGCGCTACGGCGACTGCCCGCCCCTGCAGGCCTCCTCGGGCGGCGGCAGCTCCAGCACCCTCGTGAACGGCGTGATCCTCGCCGGGCTCACGGGCCTGCTGCTCGTCATCTTCGCGCTCCGCGCGATCCGTCGGCGACGCCCCTCCGAACCCTCCTGAGGACGGCCCGGACCCCTGCAAATAGCGGGGAACCGGGGTGTGACACACGTCATGGCGAACCGGGCGGGGCTTGACCGGCGACGCCGAAACCCCATAAAGTGCCGCGCGTTCCCGACTTCTCCAGGGTTCGCCGGGCCATTGCCCTCGCCCGGCCACCCGTAGTCCGCGGCCTCGCCGTGGGCGGAAAGGAGCCGAAGGATCCCAGCCCGACCGCGCACCATCCAAGGTCACGGCCGTCTCTCGCGGAATCTCGCGAGGACGCTGGTCATCCTCTCCACCCTCGTCGCAGGCGTCGGCACGTCCGTCGCCCAGGCCGTCGAGATCCCCTCCGCACCGTCCGCGAGTCCTGCTCCCGGCGCGGCCCCGGCCCCCTCCGCCGCCGCCCCGGCACCCGCCGCGGCCGCCCCGGTGGCGACGGCGCCCGTCGCCACGCCACGCGCGGCATCGGTGCCCCTCGTCCTGAGGGTCGGCTCCCGTGGCCAGGCCGTCCGCGACCTTCAGCGCGAGCTGCGTCGCCGCGGCATCCGGGTCGTGGTGGACGGGGCCTACGGGCCCGCCACGAAGCGCGCCGTCAGGAAGCTCCAGAAGCGCCTCAGGCTCCGCGCGACCGGCGTGGCGGACACCCGCCTGCTGAAGCGCCTCGGCCTGCGCACCCGCACCGCCGCCGCCGCGCCCGCGCCGACCGCGGCCCTCGCCGCGCCGGGCACGTCGAAGTACCTCGACGTCTTCCCGGTCGTCGGTGACTACAGCTACTCCGACGACTTCGGCGCCGCCCGCCACCAGGGCAGCCACGAGGGCGTGGACATCATGGCCGACCGGGGCACCCCGCTCGTCGCGGTGTCCACCGGCACCATCAACCGCCTCACCCGCACCGAGAGCGGCCTCGGCGGCATCTACGTCTGGCTCGAGCGCGCCGACGGCACCGAGTACTACTACGCCCACATGAACGCGATCGCCGAGGGCCTCGACGCCGGTTCGAAGGTCACGGCCGGCCAGGTGATCGGCACGGTGGGCAACACGGGCGACGCCCGGTACGGCGCCCCGCACCTGCATTTCGAGATCCGGCCGGCAGGATCCCGGCCGATCGACCCGTATTCCCATCTGGTGGCCGTAGACCCGACAGCCCGGACGCAGGCACGCAGGTGACCCCGCGGCCGGCGGCCCCGGGCCGCCGCGCCGCCGGCTGGGCCGCGCTCGTCGGCGTGTGCCTCGCCGCCGGCGCCGGTGGTGTCGCGACGTCGGCGCCCGCCGACGACAAGGCCGACGTCGACCGCCGCCTCGAGCGTGCGCAGGAGCGCCTGCAGGCCCAGCGCCAGCGGGAGAGCGTCCTCACCGACCAGGTCCAGGGCTACACGGACCGCATCCGGGTCCTCGAGAGCCGGCTCGCGCCCCTGCGGGCCCGCTCGGCGCGCCTCGACGCCGAGCTCGCCGAGCTGCAGGACCGCCTCGCCGCCCTCACGTCGCGCCTCGCCGTGGAGCGGGCGCGCCTCGCGGCCGCCGAGGACGCCCTCGCCCGCCGCCAGGTGCTGCTCGCCCGCCGGCTGCGCCAGCTCTACGTTCGCGCCGAGCCCGACCCGATCCTCGTCCTCGTCCAGTCCGGCAGCCTGCGCGACGCGGTCGAGACCGCCGACGTGCTCGAGGGCATCGCCGACCGCGACGGCGACCTGGCGCGCTCCGTGTCCCGGTACGCCGACCAGACCCGCCGCACCCGCGACGCCATCGCCGAGGTGCGCGCCGACGTCGCGCGCTCCGAGGCGCGCGCCGAGGACGCCGCCGTCGAGGCGCGGGCCGCGAAGGCCGACCTCGAGGAGCAGCGCGCCGGCGTCGGCCGCCTGCTCACCGAGCGCCGCGACCTGCTCGGCAGCGTCCGTGGCGACCGCGAGGACATCGAGGCGGAGGCCCGCGACCTCGAGAGGCGCTCGGCGGCGCTCGCCGACAAGATCCGCTCCGCCCAGGGGCTGCCGTCCGCGCCGAGCGGGAGCGTCGCGACGGGGACGGCCTCGTCGGCCGGTCTCGTGTGGCCCGTGAACGGCGCGATCACCTCCGGCTACGGGCCGCGGTGGGGCCGCATGCACGAGGGGCTCGACATCGCCGGGGGCAGTGGCACGCCGATCGGGGCGGCGAAGGCCGGCACGGTCATCCTGGCGGGCTGGAGCGGCGGGTACGGCAACCTCGTGGTCGTCGACCACGGGGGCGGCCTCTCCACCGCCTACGCGCACCTGTCGAGCATCTCGGTGTCGGTCGGCCAGTCCGTCGGGCAGGGCAGCGTGGTCGGCGGCATGGGGACCACCGGCAACTCGACCGGCGTCCACCTGCACTTCGAGGTGCGGG
Proteins encoded in this region:
- a CDS encoding M23 family metallopeptidase, whose translation is MATAPVATPRAASVPLVLRVGSRGQAVRDLQRELRRRGIRVVVDGAYGPATKRAVRKLQKRLRLRATGVADTRLLKRLGLRTRTAAAAPAPTAALAAPGTSKYLDVFPVVGDYSYSDDFGAARHQGSHEGVDIMADRGTPLVAVSTGTINRLTRTESGLGGIYVWLERADGTEYYYAHMNAIAEGLDAGSKVTAGQVIGTVGNTGDARYGAPHLHFEIRPAGSRPIDPYSHLVAVDPTARTQARR
- a CDS encoding murein hydrolase activator EnvC family protein, which codes for MTPRPAAPGRRAAGWAALVGVCLAAGAGGVATSAPADDKADVDRRLERAQERLQAQRQRESVLTDQVQGYTDRIRVLESRLAPLRARSARLDAELAELQDRLAALTSRLAVERARLAAAEDALARRQVLLARRLRQLYVRAEPDPILVLVQSGSLRDAVETADVLEGIADRDGDLARSVSRYADQTRRTRDAIAEVRADVARSEARAEDAAVEARAAKADLEEQRAGVGRLLTERRDLLGSVRGDREDIEAEARDLERRSAALADKIRSAQGLPSAPSGSVATGTASSAGLVWPVNGAITSGYGPRWGRMHEGLDIAGGSGTPIGAAKAGTVILAGWSGGYGNLVVVDHGGGLSTAYAHLSSISVSVGQSVGQGSVVGGMGTTGNSTGVHLHFEVRVNGAAVNPLGYL